From Methylomonas sp. EFPC3, a single genomic window includes:
- a CDS encoding PEP-CTERM/exosortase system-associated acyltransferase — MIQSPHSFDSCFEVFLADTPEAKDIHYRIRYRVYCDELGFEDKQLYPDGIESDEWDSRAVHFLVRHKFSGEWLGALRLVRPGKQGFPFEEHCTPYRSLPKACYSRAVEISRLCVVKEARRFALRKSNVHFDAKSTNISFLHDYRNLNRSIMWGLYRAATVYSARSGIDDWFILVTPALAYFVSKEGFSMRQIGDACDHRGQRTPYRLNVKHILQNPLWLQDYQQDYRLYSELAETRAVRYGGRDLHQIGVVSYVTRA; from the coding sequence GTGATCCAAAGTCCGCATTCATTCGATAGTTGTTTCGAGGTGTTTTTAGCCGATACGCCTGAAGCAAAAGATATCCATTACCGTATTCGCTACCGTGTTTATTGTGACGAGTTGGGCTTCGAGGACAAGCAGTTGTATCCGGACGGGATCGAGAGCGACGAGTGGGATAGTCGCGCTGTGCATTTTCTGGTCCGGCATAAATTTAGCGGCGAGTGGCTGGGTGCGCTCAGATTGGTCAGGCCCGGCAAGCAAGGCTTTCCATTCGAAGAACATTGTACCCCGTATCGAAGCCTCCCAAAGGCTTGTTACAGCCGTGCTGTAGAGATTTCCAGGCTCTGCGTGGTCAAAGAGGCTAGGCGTTTTGCGCTGCGCAAAAGCAATGTCCATTTCGATGCTAAATCGACGAATATCAGCTTTTTGCACGATTACCGTAATCTGAATCGAAGCATCATGTGGGGGCTTTATCGGGCGGCAACGGTTTATTCGGCCCGGAGCGGTATCGACGACTGGTTTATTTTGGTTACGCCGGCACTAGCGTACTTTGTTAGCAAGGAAGGCTTCTCGATGCGCCAAATCGGCGATGCGTGCGATCATCGCGGGCAAAGAACCCCTTATCGTTTGAACGTTAAACACATCTTGCAAAATCCGCTGTGGTTACAGGACTACCAACAGGATTACCGTTTGTATTCGGAATTAGCCGAGACGCGTGCGGTCCGTTACGGCGGTAGGGATTTGCACCAAATCGGGGTAGTTTCCTACGTAACCCGTGCGTGA
- the prsR gene encoding PEP-CTERM-box response regulator transcription factor has translation MTQSRLLLVVEDDPGLQKQLKWSFEQYEVVVAGNRSEAIAAFRRHTPSVVTLDLGLPPDPSNASEGLATLREILALAPATKIIVVTGNDDRANAIHAVALGAYDFYQKPVDPDILGLIIERAFQLDTLERDYQNLQQQKPLHGVIATSPQMQSVMRMVEKIAPTQATVLLLGESGTGKELLAKALHKLSSRADQPFVAVNCAAIPETLLESELFGYEKGAFTGAVAQTKGKIEYAQGGTFFLDEIGDLPFALQAKLLRFIQERVIERLGGRKEIAVDVRIICATHRKLPDLIEQGAFRGDLYYRLSEIVVDIPPLREREGDIITIANALLQRYCRENHMKEKHFSHDAAQAMEAYYWPGNIREMENKIKRATILSDGNVVTATDLEIGHSAEHTMPLNLKSVREAAETVAIKRALNYADNNVSEAAKLLGVTRPTLYGLFEKYGLQGLIRNHSDDQPPP, from the coding sequence ATGACCCAATCAAGACTACTGCTCGTTGTTGAAGACGACCCAGGTTTGCAAAAACAGTTGAAATGGAGCTTCGAACAATACGAAGTCGTTGTTGCCGGCAACCGGAGTGAAGCCATTGCCGCTTTTAGAAGACATACGCCCAGTGTTGTCACGTTGGATCTGGGCCTGCCTCCGGACCCGAGCAATGCCAGTGAAGGCTTAGCTACACTGCGAGAAATTCTGGCTCTTGCCCCCGCAACAAAAATCATCGTCGTCACCGGCAACGATGACCGTGCCAATGCAATTCACGCCGTAGCATTGGGAGCTTACGATTTTTACCAAAAGCCTGTCGACCCGGATATTCTCGGCCTGATTATCGAACGTGCCTTTCAGCTGGATACCTTAGAGCGCGACTATCAGAATCTGCAGCAGCAAAAGCCGCTGCACGGCGTAATAGCCACCAGTCCGCAGATGCAGTCGGTTATGCGCATGGTCGAGAAAATTGCGCCAACCCAGGCCACCGTTCTCTTACTCGGCGAAAGCGGCACCGGGAAAGAATTATTGGCAAAAGCCTTGCACAAGCTAAGTTCGCGCGCCGACCAGCCATTTGTCGCGGTGAACTGCGCAGCAATACCAGAAACACTGCTGGAAAGCGAACTGTTTGGCTACGAAAAAGGCGCATTTACCGGGGCGGTCGCCCAAACCAAAGGCAAGATCGAATATGCCCAAGGCGGTACTTTTTTCTTGGACGAGATCGGCGATTTGCCGTTCGCGTTACAGGCCAAATTACTCCGTTTTATTCAGGAACGCGTGATAGAGCGCTTGGGGGGCCGCAAGGAGATAGCTGTCGATGTCAGAATCATCTGCGCCACCCACCGCAAATTACCGGACCTGATCGAGCAAGGCGCTTTCCGCGGTGACCTGTATTATCGGTTGAGTGAAATCGTGGTCGATATTCCGCCATTGCGTGAACGGGAGGGCGACATAATTACTATCGCTAACGCCCTGCTACAGCGCTACTGCCGGGAAAACCATATGAAGGAAAAACATTTCTCCCACGACGCCGCCCAGGCTATGGAGGCCTACTACTGGCCTGGCAACATCCGGGAGATGGAGAATAAAATCAAACGGGCAACGATATTGTCGGACGGCAACGTCGTTACCGCAACCGATCTGGAGATCGGCCACTCGGCAGAACATACGATGCCGCTCAATCTGAAATCGGTACGGGAGGCCGCAGAAACGGTAGCCATCAAACGCGCCTTGAATTATGCGGACAACAATGTTTCCGAAGCGGCTAAATTACTGGGAGTAACTCGCCCTACACTTTACGGGCTGTTCGAAAAGTACGGCTTACAGGGCTTAATCAGAAACCATTCTGACGACCAGCCACCACCGTAG